In the genome of Brachypodium distachyon strain Bd21 chromosome 3, Brachypodium_distachyon_v3.0, whole genome shotgun sequence, the window AGTTTCACCGTTTCACAATTTGGAATCATTGAATCTTCACCTTCTAGCAAGAGGTTGCAAAACATCCATGCATATTCACCGTCGAGAACACTTCAAAGAGAAAATCCATAcatatttccaacaagtaTACAGGAACATGAGCAATTCATTATGTAACAAAATAAGAACATGCCATTCTTGAGAGGGAATCACCATTCCGACCATTCATGAACGCTACAAATTGAGCGTCACCTTCCGACACGTGTACTCATCATGTCTTGTCTCACAGACTAATCTTGTCAGCATCATTTGACCGTGTTGCTAAATTTAGCTTTTCTTCCCGGTGCACTTGTTGCCCAACCCTCTTACCGGTGGGGAAAATCGATATAAAAAATTGTGTCCCTTCTCAAGTCGTCTTCATTATTCTTCCGCTTGATTATCGGCTAAAAAGGATTTGCGCCTTTCCCTACTAAATTTATCTTCTCTCCAACACACACACCGCTTGCTCTCTCCTTCAAATCAACAATAATCTTCCCAAAAATGGATTTCCCATTCCAATATATCCAAATTTCATCTACAAGTGTTGAGATCGGTTGGAACAACTCCCTTTGTTCCTTAAATATAAAATGGTCctaagtcaacatttttgAAAGTTTGATCACATTTATAGAAAAttttactctctccgatccataataagtgtctaaATAAAAGACACTTATTGTGGATCGAAAGGAGTACCAACATCTATATAATTCTAacttagttttattaaatctgtgGTGAACTGGTCATACATGTCTCtgtagtatacttatttgatattgtacaTATCAACACATTACATGACAAAACTAAAACATCGTACATTCAGAAACACGGAGGTGGTTATTCATAAGTATAGAACTCATATAGCGGTATCAATTTGGGATTAATCAAAGAAAGCTTACAAATTGTCATACAACCTCTCCCATCTGGAGTCCTTAATTACAACAAGTAAAAGAAATTACATTCGATGCAATGATCGACGACGGGGACTTAGACCGATCCCCCACTTATGATGAAGATTACAAAAATCCAAAACAGATCAACGCAAACAAAATAAGCAAAAGAGTTATTAAACGGACAATTCATGCAATTCACGGCGATGCATGAGTATAGGATCCATGATCATCGATAACTCACAGCTTGTAtccggcgggggcggcggggacgtCCTTCTGGGCGACGGCCTCGAGCGCCGGGGCGGCCTCGGTGGCGGCCTTCTGGATGGCCATGTCGCCGCTGACGGtggccgcgtccgccgccttcgtctccgtcgccggcgccaccgcggCGGCTCCCGCCAGCGCGTAGGTGACCGCGGACGCGATGTtctccgacgccgccttcttgtcCACCGCCACGTCCACGGGGGAGCTCGCCGCCTCGGCGTCCTTCATGTACTtcttcgcctccgccgcgtGGAAGTTGGACGTCtcgtccgccgccaccgtcttcTCCGGCAGCGCTCCCCgcatcaccgccgccgtgaTCTTGGCCGCGTGCTTCCTGAGAGCTTCCAATGGGGAGTGCCTCACGGGGGCGGCTGGGGCGGCTTCCTCCTTGTTGTAGGCGcctccggcggccgcggcggcctcttcttccttcttctcatacgcggcgggggcggcctcttccttcttctcctccgcggccggcgcggcttcttccttcttctcatacgcggcgggggcggcctcttccttcttctcctccgcggCCGGCgtggcttcttctttcttctcatacgcggcgggggcggcctcctccttcttctcctccttgtaGGCGGCCACGgcctcctctttcttctcctccttcttctcctccttctcctcggcggcgggggcggcgtcCTTGGCGtagccgccggcggcggccttctcCTTGATGTCCAGCTTGCACTTCTCGATGCAGCCGACCACGGCTTCCTTCCCCTGGGGCTTGTAGTCCGCCTCGCACTTCTGGCAGCACGCGTGGAGCTCTGGGCTTATTGGCTCCTCCTTCGGCTTCTCTTCCGCTGCCGGCGTGGGCTCTGCGGTGTAGCCAGCCGGTGCGGACTTCTCTTCGGCTGCTGGAGCAGGCTTCTCttccgccgccggtgccgccttCTCCGCGGTGTatcccgccggagccgccttctcctccgcaGCCGGGGCTGCCTTctcttccgccgccggcgtaGGCTCAGCGGTGTAGCCAGCTGGCGCAGGCTTCTCCTCCGCGGCTGGCGCCGCCTTCTCTTCCGCCGCAGGGGCCGCCTTCTCTGCTGTGTAcccagccggcgccgccttctcctccgcaGCCGGGGCCGCCTTCTCCtcggccgccggtgccgccttCTCAGCGGTGTaccccgcgggcgccgccttctcctccgcaGCCGGTGCCGCCTTCTCTTCCGCCGCGGGGGCAGTGTACGCCGCCGGGGCAGCCTTCTCTTCCGCAGCCGGCGCGGTCTCCTCGCCGTACCCAGCGGCTGGCCGGgacgcggccggcgccgccgcgagggcgacgaggagcAGAGCCAGCAGGACGCTCGccgcgcttcttcttcttccagctGCTGCCATGGCTGACGCTCAAACTCAAAActcaaaaacaaattctcTCTTTATTCAATGTGATCTTGGTGATCTGCTTGAAGCGATGATGGATCTGAGACGCTGCGGGCGGTGAATTTATAGGGCGCTGCGTGTGCTTGCGGACCGATGAGAGAGCTCGCGGTGGCGGTTGATTGCATGATGCTTCACTAATTTCGTTTGGTCTCCTGTGGCTCTGCTTGATTTTGTGACTATCTATATATGGAATTCCGAAAGAATACAATTTTTTCCTCCTATGTTCCGAAAAACAGGGTGCGAGTTTGTTCCTGGTTCCAAGTCGGTATATACCTTTTATGCAGTGTTCCAGTAAGAAATctcatggttttttttttctagagcatttttttttgtctgacGGCTTTATCAATAATATTTTTATGGACATGGTTAGAGTCACCATGCTAACAAGGACAATCTAACAGTGAAGACATGCATGATTCACAAGCCAGACGTGGGAGAGCCATTGAATTGAAAAAACAGCAAAGATGTCATAAACTCTTTTCTCTTGCAAAAACATTTAGCAAACCAGAGGAAGATATTGCTTCGTCTTAGGAAACATTTAGCTATTGGACACTATATAAACATGTATACTGTTGGGCCACCAATATAGATGCGGACGGCTCCCGCGGttagaaaagagagaaaaacgTACATGTTTATTTCTTGTCAAGCCCATCCAAATCAAGGACAGAGAGTTTTTCCCCTTGCAACGAATAGGCTAGAATTTGGAGAAAATAAGTAGCCAAACAAAATTTCATGAGTAAATTGTCTTATAACACTTTGGTGCACCTTTTGAACTGTTTCTATGTAATTAAAACTCTTAGACTAACTGTAACAAAGAACTGTACTTCCACAGAAAAATAAGGTGGTTAGGTTTATAGATAGGGCACCATACAATACTCGATCTTGGAGTCCAAACAAATGTGGACcttttttcataaaaaaatatatatattcccGTGTCTTGAATGTTTAAATTTCAGACAAAGCCaagcacttttttttcttaaggaTGAAGAATTGGCTCAAATTCAATttcgagattttttttttaaaattacaAAATCATGAATGCTTTCCTTGCTAGATTGTTATCTAAGGGGAAATGGCCTATAAAGTTTGCAGGTTCAAAAATTAAGGTCTAGAAAATCATAAATTCTTACATTGTCAAACTATTTCATCTTTGTCAAAACTGAGCATTATTCGAGGCAAAATCGACTCGTGCTGTTTTATAGGCTCGAATTTAGCTGGAAATTCAATCTTctcagaaaaaataaagaagaaaatcaTAGATTCTCTCCGAACCGGTCCGTTTCGACTTGAACCAAAACTTCGAAGGAAATACGACTTGTGAAATTCGTTGGTCCAGATTCCGTTGTCGGACGACTCATTCCTGCAATTTGTAAACAATAATAAAATTAAAAGATTATTGATAAgaaaaaaacaccaaaaaggtAAAACCAAAGTTTTTTAACCGATACAggttcatttgttttttttgtgtggaagATACagctttatttatttagtgcaatttactctctttttttttactcattgcagcgtttcttcttcttgttttttttagaataacatTGCAGcgtttctgaattctgatccGACCCAAAAGTATACCCAAAACGCTCGGCCCGGCAGCAGCCCCGATAGACCCGACCCAAAACCGAACTCAGCAAGACACCCCCCGCAAAAATTCCAACCCGCGACCCAGAGAGCATAGAtcagccgccaccgccaacCAATGcgacccgccgccggccgccaccgctgccggcggcaaactccgggccgctgctgacCGCCACCGCCGGGTGCCATCCCCAGCCATGCCTCGCCTCCTCTTCCCGCTCCCCTcccgctcgcgccgccgccgcctgctcgccATTCTGTCGAACACCTTCTCTGCGTCCGCCcacgcgcctccgccgcggcttCCCCCGCCGCTCCCGCAGCTCTCCCCGCTGCTCCCCCACACCGCGGAGTCCTACGACTCCGtatccgccgccgcggccgacatcgccgcctccttccGCGACTGGTTCCTCGTgccccgcgcctccgccgcccccgccctcGACGCGATCTACGAGGCCCTCGCCGCGGACGACATGGCGGCGCTCGAGGCGCTCGCGCTCACGGAGGCCTTCGTCCTGTCGGTGCTCCGCCACTGCCCGCGGAGGATCCCCGACAGCgacgcgctgctgctgctccgcctcAAGTTCTTCGACTggtccggccgccggccgcgctACCGCCACACCCGCGCAGTCTACCATGCCGTCTTCCGCCTGCtctcccgcgcgcgccgctccTCTGTGGTGCTCGACTGGCTCCGCCTCTTCTCCGCCACCaactcctccgcctcccagCCGCGCTTCCACGACACGCTCGTCGTGGGCTACGCCGTCGCGGGCGACCCTCAGCGCGGGCTCAGCGTCCTCGGCCGCATGCGCTACCATGGCTACAACCTCGAcgccgtctcctcccgcaTCCTGCTCAACTcgctcgtggatgcctcgCTCCACAACTTTGccgactccttctcccgcAGCATTGCTGCTAGTCCCGTCACAACCTGCATCCGCATCAAGAGCCTCTGCCGTCGCGGCAGCTTTGACGACGCCGTGGCGCTCCTCGACACCCTCCCCTTTGCCCAGGCGTCCAGAGGGCCCGCCGCTGGCACTATCATCACCGAGTTCTGCCGGCGTGGGCGCTACGATGAGGCATCCCGGATTGTTGATAAGTTCTCGTCATGTGATGTGTACGGTGCGTGGATCCATGGTCTTATTGAGGCTGGGAGGCTCGATACTACATTGCAGTTCCTTTCTGATAAGAAGGAAGCTGAGGGATATATCCCTGATGGTCAGCGGTATGATAAGCTTGTGTACCGCCTGCTCCGCAAGCACAGACTTGGTGAAGTGTATGATTTGCTTGTGGAAATGATGGAGGAGGGCATTGCTCCAGGCCGTTCAACCATGAGCGCCGCACTTTGCTTCTTTTGTAAAGCCGGGCTTGTGGAAGTTGCCATGCATCTGTATAGGTCAAGAACGGACCTTGGGATTAACCCCAACAAGGATGTCTATAATAATCTGATCAGGGCGCTGTGCCGCAGTGGGGCCACAGAAGATGCATGTCTGGTATTGGAGCAGTCTATGGCAGACGGGTACTTTCCTGGCCGTCAGACATTTTCGATGTTTGCAAATGTGCTCTGTCAGGAAGGGAAGCTGGATAAGGTGAGGGAGCTGCTCGATAGGGCGCTGAAGCAGGAGGCATGGCCAATGGACAATGTCTTGGCCAAGTACCTCGTGGCATTGTGCAAGAGTGGGAATGTGGACGCGGCATGTGCAGTGCCTCAGATAGCAAGCAGCAAGAACCCTGCGGGCCTATATCGTTACGAATCAACTTACAAGAGCTTGATTAGGGCATTAATATTGATTAGGAGGGTTGATGTGCTGCCAAGGCTCATACTGGAAATGCAAGATATGGGACATATTCCGACCCGAAACCTCTATCAGTCAGTTGTTTGTGCTTTGTGTGAGGAGAGTAGGTACGGTGAGGTTCTTGAGCTGCTGGAGAAACAGTTGGGGAAGAATCAACTCCAACCCCGTGTGTGCTATAACTACTTCATATCTGGGGCTGGACACGCTAAGAAGGCTGATGTGGCCAGGGAGGTGTACAACCGGATGGAGTGTGCAGGGATTGAACCATCCGTAGAAAGCAACATCCTTCTTCTCATGAGTTATCTGAGGAGCAAGCGCATTGGTGACGCGTTAAACTTTTTCAACTGCATTCATGAGAAGAAGGCACCTAGGTCCAAGATGTATAATTTATTCATATCTGGTCTATGTGAAGCTCGGAAGCCGGAGCAGGCAATGGTGTTTTGGAGGGAAGCAAGGGATAAAGGATTAATCCCGAGCATCACCTGCTATGAAGAGCTTGTGCTCCTCTTGAGCGCCGTTAAAGATTACGACAGTGTTGTCAAGGTTATTGATGACTTCAGGGAAACAGGTCGCCCTGTTTCAGCCTTCTTGTGCAACGTGCTTCTGTTACACACACTAAGGAGCACCGATCTTCTGAAGGCTTGGACGCGTTCAGAAGATAAATCAGAGTCTTTTGAAGCAAGAGCTGGAGAGATCAAAGGTCGGGGGGCAGGACGATTCTTGATTGGCCAACTTATTGAGTTGTTTGCAAGTGGTATTAGAAACAGGAGTGACTTGGAGGTTTTAGAGGAAGGTTTAGAGCAGTTCTTTCCTGTTGATATTTATACTTATAACATGCTGATACGAGGATTGAGTATGGCAGGGAGGATGGATTCTGCCTGTAACATGTTCGAAAGACTCTGCAGAAAGGGTTATCAACCAAATCGATGGACTTTTGATACAATGGTACACGGCTTCTGCAGGCATGGCAACAGAAATGAGGCTGAAAGGTGGATGGAAGCAATGTACCGAAACGGATTCTATCCGACTTGGTACACTATGAGGTTATACAACAATACATCCTTGCGAGCTCATGATCAGAAAATCATGTCATTTGTCGAGTAGTTACCTATCTCTTGCCTCGCATCCATCTGCTGGTCGCCCTTAATCATATAACTTTGCTGAAACAGGTAATTTATTAAGAAACATTGTTCTTTGATTTATTTTGTACTGCATTATGGGTTTTAGTTGTTTGAGAGGCTCTCAAACCATATTTTCTGTTCTTTGCCAGAGAACTGAGACATTGGGTAAtttttgctactccctccgatccatattacttgtttcaaatttgcccaaatatggatgtatctatgtttaaaaagcgtgtagatacatgtaatatttcgacaagtaatatgggtcagagggagtagtagtattTTCTGATGAGTGATGACACTAGGGATAAATTGCTTGCATTTTATTAGTCACATTAGCCTAGTGGATTTTaattactccatccgatccatattaattgtctcaaatttggcacaaatatggatgtatctgtgcctagaaagcgtctagatacatgtaatattttgacaattaatatggacgGAGGGCCATTTTTGTTGCAATCCCACATGCCTCTATTAGGTTCAAAGAAACGTGCAGTTGCTTAATAAAATGTGAATATGTACTTGTCTGTTCTATTTCCATAAGTTATATTGTTTATGCGATTCACTGCATTGATGGAAAGAACTGATCATTTGGTGGACATAAAGGTGGTGGTAGTCGATTCTGGTTATGCACATGTCTCATGGACCAATGGTTTATATAGCTTTTAATGTTTATAAGTCACAAAGTAATTCAGTTCAATAGCTTACATTCTTTCCTCCCAAATTTGAGCATTGTGCAGGCGCTCTTTTGGGGATCAAACATATTCACGTGGAGAATATTCCTAAACTTAACATTATTGCATCATGAATCACATCACACCTGGCACAACATAGCGTTGAAGATGTTTTTAGGGTAGTATCATGTAACatcaattttgttttcctttgccCATGATGTATTTTACTAGTTTTACACTGTTTATGTGGTGTAACAATAATTCAGTCTCCACTGAATCAGTATATTATATCAAGCAATGAAGATTTATCGTGACATCATCTAGAAGTTTAGCACTAGAAATTGATTAAAGGCAGATAGTCCAACTTCAATCTTTGATCTGTGAGTTCCTGTCATAACTGCAAGTCCTAGCTGTTGTGAAGAGAATGGAGTAGActcctctttcctttttttgcatGGTGAGAATTAAATAAGATGCATATGTATGCTTCATTTATGGACCCCATTTCCTTTCGAAGGTTAGAATTATCTTGAAATCTTCTGTGTTGTGTGGATTTGTGTTTTACTTACTCAATGGAACACTCCATGCATTTGTGGGCACAATGAACATTTAAAAGGTCACCAAAAGACTCTTGTAGACAATGTTACTAGGTGTGCCCTATTTGAATTTGGTAGGGTCCTTTAACATTTGAACAGCTATTGCCATCGTTTCATTGCACAGGTTAAAAACTATGCTCGCCATTATTAGGGTTTGATAATTTCTTTGATTTTTTAATTAAGAGATCTATGATTTAATACCTAGATGGCCTGTTTTGAGCGAACAAATCGTGACTGACTccttaacttttttttgttattttttttaacggaAACAAGTAATCAATTTTAGGAAGCAAGCTCGATTCCGTTCACATTAATTCATGCGCTCAGCTATCTCGTGCAGCACAAAGCTGAgctgatatatttttttggaataTTCGGCTCAGAGTACTTCAAATTGTAGTGGGAGGGAAGGAACCTGAAAAACCGGGCTCCATGGATCctgaatttttcaaatttttaaaaCTCATATTTAGAAGTTCCGTAAGGCAATCTACATATACATAATCACATATGGATGCGTTACATTTATCCGTAAAATTTTGTTGAGAAATCTTTTCGCTTGCAGGCTACACAATTTGTGCTcacatgttaatttttttctcaatatAACTCTACACATTCATATACACATGTAGATAATTTTTCCCAGATTTCTATATATTCCATCCGTTCCTAAAAATAagcgtattttgttttttaaccGAGTTGTTGACTAAGATTATTTCTTCGGCGTGTGACTTATGTGACTTATTTGAGCTGCATGGGGACCATGGAGCCTAGGCTCCAAACATCCACACTCGGAAGAACCCAGAATTTCATAGACGCACAGGATCAATGTTGTCCCCATATGTACCTGTAATCATTTTT includes:
- the LOC104583926 gene encoding uncharacterized protein LOC104583926: MAAAGRRRSAASVLLALLLVALAAAPAASRPAAGYGEETAPAAEEKAAPAAYTAPAAEEKAAPAAEEKAAPAGYTAEKAAPAAEEKAAPAAEEKAAPAGYTAEKAAPAAEEKAAPAAEEKPAPAGYTAEPTPAAEEKAAPAAEEKAAPAGYTAEKAAPAAEEKPAPAAEEKSAPAGYTAEPTPAAEEKPKEEPISPELHACCQKCEADYKPQGKEAVVGCIEKCKLDIKEKAAAGGYAKDAAPHAAKITAAVMRGALPEKTVAADETSNFHAAEAKKYMKDAEAASSPVDVAVDKKAASENIASAVTYALAGAAAVAPATETKAADAATVSGDMAIQKAATEAAPALEAVAQKDVPAAPAGYKL
- the LOC100844090 gene encoding pentatricopeptide repeat-containing protein At1g71210, mitochondrial, yielding MPRLLFPLPSRSRRRRLLAILSNTFSASAHAPPPRLPPPLPQLSPLLPHTAESYDSVSAAAADIAASFRDWFLVPRASAAPALDAIYEALAADDMAALEALALTEAFVLSVLRHCPRRIPDSDALLLLRLKFFDWSGRRPRYRHTRAVYHAVFRLLSRARRSSVVLDWLRLFSATNSSASQPRFHDTLVVGYAVAGDPQRGLSVLGRMRYHGYNLDAVSSRILLNSLVDASLHNFADSFSRSIAASPVTTCIRIKSLCRRGSFDDAVALLDTLPFAQASRGPAAGTIITEFCRRGRYDEASRIVDKFSSCDVYGAWIHGLIEAGRLDTTLQFLSDKKEAEGYIPDGQRYDKLVYRLLRKHRLGEVYDLLVEMMEEGIAPGRSTMSAALCFFCKAGLVEVAMHLYRSRTDLGINPNKDVYNNLIRALCRSGATEDACLVLEQSMADGYFPGRQTFSMFANVLCQEGKLDKVRELLDRALKQEAWPMDNVLAKYLVALCKSGNVDAACAVPQIASSKNPAGLYRYESTYKSLIRALILIRRVDVLPRLILEMQDMGHIPTRNLYQSVVCALCEESRYGEVLELLEKQLGKNQLQPRVCYNYFISGAGHAKKADVAREVYNRMECAGIEPSVESNILLLMSYLRSKRIGDALNFFNCIHEKKAPRSKMYNLFISGLCEARKPEQAMVFWREARDKGLIPSITCYEELVLLLSAVKDYDSVVKVIDDFRETGRPVSAFLCNVLLLHTLRSTDLLKAWTRSEDKSESFEARAGEIKGRGAGRFLIGQLIELFASGIRNRSDLEVLEEGLEQFFPVDIYTYNMLIRGLSMAGRMDSACNMFERLCRKGYQPNRWTFDTMVHGFCRHGNRNEAERWMEAMYRNGFYPTWYTMRLYNNTSLRAHDQKIMSFVE